In the Pygocentrus nattereri isolate fPygNat1 chromosome 19, fPygNat1.pri, whole genome shotgun sequence genome, one interval contains:
- the LOC119261623 gene encoding uncharacterized protein LOC119261623: protein MLSDSAWLKGPAFLSHANRDPDTDAYELIDADWDAEVRATATHLLINWPQLGCQRFERFSSWERLIRAMSVLVHIVQSVKNKAQDQTCRSWHYCKHPRSVEELAKAVKVIIKSVQKEAFKEKLTCIAGGKDIPTHSPLHKLSPYCDKEGMLRIGGRLRHGDLEYKEKHPHVLPGGHVAKLLVEHHHQRVMHQGRVFTEGAVRSAGYWIIGARRLIKHVLHNCITCRKLRGRANTQLMADLPPDRLSMEPPFTFVGLDVFGPWPVVTRRTRGGHANSKRWAVLFTCLSTRAIHIELIESMDSSSFINAFRRFISLRGPAKQIRSDCGTNFVGACRELGFLQTDPNLSNIRRYLGEEGCAWVFNPPHSSHMGGSWERMIGISRRILDAMFLQSSHVQLTHEVLSTLMAEITAIINARPLSPITTDPDSPFLLTPAMLLTQKVYSPPPFPGGFDGKDLHRQQWRQVQHLADIFWNRWRREYLGTLQSRRKWQADRPNLQVGDLVLLKDQQVNRNEWPIGLIHNTFPDKDGKVRKVEIEIFKNGAAKTYQRPVSETVLLMSRDTLESQDCV, encoded by the coding sequence ATGTTGAGTGACAGCGCCTGGCTCAAGGGACCTGCCTTCTTGTCACATGCCAACAGAGACCCAGACACAGATGCCTATGAACTCATTGACGCTGATTGGGATGCAGAGGTACGAGCAACTGCCACTCACCTGCTCATCAATTGGCCTCAGCTTGGATGTCAGAGGTTCGAACGGTTTTCTTCATGGGAGAGGCTGATTAGGGCCATGAGCGTGCTAGTCCACATTGTCCAATCCGTCAAAAACAAAGCTCAGGATCAGACATGCCGTTCATGGCATTACTGCAAACACCCACGCAGCGTTGAAGAGCTGGCAAAAGCAGTAAAAGTAATCATCAAAAGTGTGCAGAAAGAGGCCTTCAAGGAAAAACTTACCTGCATAGCTGGTGGAAAAGACATCCCCACTCACAGTCCTCTGCACAAACTCAGTCCCTACTGTGATAAAGAAGGAATGCTTAGAATAGGAGGACGGCTCAGACATGGCGATCTGGAATACAAAGAGAAACATCCTCATGTTCTTCCAGGGGGTCACGTTGCGAAACTGCTCGTAGAGCACCATCACCAGCGAGTGATGCACCAGGGTCGAGTTTTCACTGAAGGAGCAGTGCGATCTGCTGGATATTGGATCATTGGAGCAAGAAGATTGATCAAGCATGTCCTGCACAACTGCATCACCTGCAGAAAACTCAGAGGCCGAGCAAACACTCAGCTGATGGCAGACCTACCACCTGATCGCTTGAGCATGGAACCTCCCTTTACCTTTGTGGGCCTAGATGTATTTGGTCCTTGGCCAGTTGTCACGCGGCGCACCAGGGGAGGCCATGCAAACAGCAAGCGGTGGGCCGTCCTTTTCACGTGTCTTAGTACACGCGCCATCCACATTGAGCTGATTGAGTCAATGGACTCCTCAAGTTTCATTAATGCCTTCCGGAGGTTCATCAGCTTGCGTGGACCTGCCAAACAGATCCGATCAGACTGTGGTACCAATTTTGTTGGTGCTTGCAGGGAGCTGGGGTTCCTGCAGACAGACCCGAACCTGTCCAACATCAGAAGGTACCTCGGAGAAGAAGGTTGCGCATGGGTCTTCAACCCACCTCATTCCTCTCACATGGGAGGCAGCTGGGAGAGAATGATTGGGATATCCAGACGCATCCTAGATGCAATGTTTCTCCAGTCTAGCCATGTTCAATTGACACATGAAGTGCTTTCCACTCTCATGGCAGAGATAACAGCCATAATCAACGCCAGACCATTGTCCCCTATCACGACAGACCCAGACTCACCTTTCCTGCTCACGCCAGCAATGCTCCTTACCCAAAAGGTCtactctcctcctcctttcccAGGTGGTTTTGACGGAAAAGATCTGCACAGGCAGCAATGGAGGCAGGTGCAGCATCTCGCGGACATATTTTGGAACAGATGGAGACGGGAGTATCTTGGGACGCTTCAGAGCCGGAGGAAGTGGCAGGCCGACCGGCCAAACCTCCAAGTTGGGGATTTGGTGTTGCTGAAAGACCAGCAAGTGAATCGCAACGAATGGCCAATTGGGCTCATCCACAACACCTTTCCAGACAAAGATGGTAAGGTCAGAAAAGTCGAGATCGAGATCTTCAAGAATGGAGCAGCTAAGACCTACCAGAGGCCTGTATCTGAAACGGTGCTTCTCATGTCCCGCGACACCTTAGAGTCCCAGGACTGTGTTTAG